The Halorubrum salinarum region CGTCGATCGGGAACGTGCTCACGGCGATCCAGATCTGCGAGGCCCACGACCGCGACGTCCTCGTGCCGTGGAACTCCTGGCGCCACGAGTTCTACAAGCCGATGGGGACGCTCCACGACGCCGACCGTGGCGGCTTCATCTTCGCCCCCGAGGTCGGCCTCCACGAGAACGTCCACGAACTCGACTTCTCCTCGTTGTACCCGAACATCATCTGTACCCGGAACGTCTCGCCGGACGTCATCCGGTGTGAGTGCCACAGCGACCGCGACGACGTCCCCGGCCTCGGGTACTCGATCTGCGACGACCGGGGCTACCTCGTCGACGTGCTACAGCCGATCATCGACGCGCGCGACGAGATCAAGGCGGCCATCCGTCGCGAGACGGATCGGAACGACCCCGACGAGGACCGACTGGCGGAACTCGAGGGACGATCGGGCGCACTGAAGTGGATCCTCGTCGCTTGCTTCGGCTATCAAGGGTTCAGCAACGCGAAGTTCGGGCGTATCGAGTGCCACGAGGCGATCAATGCGTTCGCTCGCGAGATCCTGCTGACGGCGAAACAGCGGCTGGAAGCCGGCGGCTGGCGCGTCGTACACGGCATCGTCGACTCTATCTGGGTGACCCCGGACCCCGACGTCGACGACGATGCCCGCGAGGACCTCGAGGCGCTTGCGACGGAGATTACGGAGCGCGTCGAGATCCGGCTCGAACACGAGGCCCACTATGACTGGGTGGCGTTCGTACCGCAACGCGAGAGTGACGCTGGCGCGTTGACGAAATACTTCGGCAAGGTCGCCGGCGACGACGACTTCAAGGTCAGAGGCATCGAAGCCCGGCAGCGCTCGACCCCGCCGTTCATCGAGGACGTCCAGCGGGACTGTCTCGACCAGCTCGATGCCACGCGGTCACCGGACGCGGTACTCGGACGGCTCGAACGAGCAATCGGCGAACTACAGGCGGGCAACGTAGAAGTAGAGCGGCTCGTTGAGCGGAACCGTGTCTCCAAGCCGCTGGAAGGCTACTCACAGAATACCCAGAACGTGGCCGCCTTGAAGCGAGTCCGCGAGCAGGACCTAGCAGTCCACCCGGGCCAGGATATCGAGTACGTGGTCGTCGACGACGACAAATCCTCGCGAGACCGGGTCGCCCTCGCCCACGAGGAGATCGAGACCTACGACGCCTCGTACTATGAAACGCAGCTGGTCAGAGCCGTCGAGAGCGTGTTTTCACCCCTCGGATGGGACCGAACCGATATTCGCCGGGAGCTCTCCGGTGAGAGGGACGCCGTTTTGACCTGGTTCGGAGCCTCCAACGAACTGTCGTAGTGGACCCCACCCCTGGTTTCCGTCGTTTCGATCCAACCCCACGTTTCCGACGTAATTTCCGACCCCCCTCGTTTCCGTCGTTTCCTCACGCCCCACCCCGGATTTCCGTCGTCCGCACCCACTCAGTAGTAGGGGGTCACTACTCGCGAGTCCAGTCCTGCATCCGGCTGTCCTCGAGGATCGTCTCGCGGACAACCTGGGGATCTTCGATGAGTCGGTTCTGGAGGTGGATGCCGCCCGCACTCCCCTTGTTGATCTTCTCGATTTCGACAACCCCGAGGAAGGCTTGCTCTTTCAGGATGTCGCGGAACCGGCGGACGGAGAGGATATCCATATCGAGATGGTTGCAGATGCGTTCGTACTGGTCGTACACCCGGCTCGTGAGGAACGCATCGTCGTTGCTGTTGACACTCAGCTCCGTGAGCGCCAGCAACGCCGCCTTCGCCTGCGTGGGTGCGCCGTTCACGAGTTCTCTGAACCGGTCCTTTTCGGCGTGCTGCTGTGCCTGGCGGACGTGTTCCTCCGTCACCTGCTCTGCTCCGGCCTCGTAGGCGACCTCCCCTGCGTGGCGAAGAATGTCGATCGCCTTCCGAGCGTCGCCGTGTTCCTGCGCGGCGAAGGCCGCCGAGAGCGGAATCACGTCCTCCGAAAGGACGCCGTCCTGGAAGGCGTCCTCACGGTTGAACATAATCTCCCGGAGCTGGTTGGCGTCGTATGGCTTGAAGAACAGCTCCTTGTGCTGGAAGCTGCTTTTCACGCGCTCGTTCACGTTGTCGACGTACTGGATCTTGTTGCTGATCGCGATGACGCCGACGCTACAGTCGATTTTCCCCGCCTCCTCAGCGCGCGAGAGCTTCATCAACACGCTGTCGTCGTTCATCAGATCGATCTCGTCGAGGATGATGATCACAGAATCAAATTGAGCGTCGAGCGTCTTCCAGAGGAGTTTGTAGTATTTCGACGTACTGAGGCCGGTATGTGGGACGGAGATTCCAGTCGAAGATTCATCGTTCAGCTTCGCGGCCAGTGAGGAGATCGCCTGAGTCTCCGTGTTGTCTTCAGCACAGTCGATATACGCTGTTCCAATTTCGACGCCATCCTGAGCGGCATTTTGAGCTCGTTGACAGACGTGTTTTGAAACGAGAGATTTGCCGGTCCCCGTTTTCCCGTAGATCATCACGTTTTCCGGGGAGTACCCGTGGACAGCACCGTTGAGACGTTTCGCGAGCTTCGAGATTTCCTCGTCGCGACCGACGATCCGGTCAGCCTCCGGAACGTGGCCGATTTTCAGGAGATCCTTGTTCGCGAAGATACGATGCCCGGATTCAAAGAGTGGATCGTCGACAGAACTGGGTGAAGAGTCGGGCGTCATTGAATATCACACGGTGTGAGCGGGGGGAGTATAAATCTAGTGGAGAACGCCACCCCACGTTTCCGACGTTCCTTGTCCGATATCAGCCGGAAAATGCCGTAATTCGGTGGAATTGGATTGCTGACAATATAGCCGCGTTTCCGACGTGAGAGAGGAAACCCGTAGACGGAAGCATCGCCTCGATGTCGAATCCCGAACCCACACACCCCACGTTTCCGTCGTAATCACCGAACAGGTGGGGAGGGGACTCGAAGAAGACGTCCACGACGAGATACCAAAGACGAGAGCGGCCTATCCGTCCAATACTGGCCGTCTACAGAAGCAGCTGGAAAGGATCGTTTCATCTGAGGGGGCGAAGTACTTCGCTCCTTCATCGGTCGAAGTACACTTAATGAGCGTTTCTCAGCTATACCACTTTAATCTATGTGTTGCAGAAGTTAGTTCATCTCTAGATTGGTTCTAGGTCAACAGAATTAGTGGCTGTATAGCACTATCGTAGCCTCTCCCTACGCCGTCGTGGAGAAACGACGGAAACGCGGGGGGTGTGGTCCCTTCGAAATCAGCGCCACCCCCGCCACCAACATCCAGTTACGACGGAAACGTGGGGTGGGTGTCCTCCATCATCGAGTTTTACTCGTCCGGGTTGACCGGACCCTTGTACTGAGAACGAATCTTCTCTCCCTCCCGCCACTGCCAGTAGTAGTAGC contains the following coding sequences:
- a CDS encoding type B DNA-directed DNA polymerase: MPFSIDFLDDGRVLEWEATADGAVATERQDYTPRFYVAARDPETDLDLTTLQSVYDQHPDVVATEMVTRRPGFRRDEETVLAVNVAHIDRVTPLARQARQLSAYPVGDLACFNVDFSREFRYCLETGADPTPASELSTLRLSVPVTETSNDVYGELTVAGDAVTGSPTDILTAVQGALDAHDPDVLVCSTSEIIPTLYEMATDAGVDDFSLSRWPDVDYQQLASRSTYSSYGRVGHSPARYNVPGRAIIDESNTFFYGETNLDGVLDLVSRSKKPVQELAWASIGNVLTAIQICEAHDRDVLVPWNSWRHEFYKPMGTLHDADRGGFIFAPEVGLHENVHELDFSSLYPNIICTRNVSPDVIRCECHSDRDDVPGLGYSICDDRGYLVDVLQPIIDARDEIKAAIRRETDRNDPDEDRLAELEGRSGALKWILVACFGYQGFSNAKFGRIECHEAINAFAREILLTAKQRLEAGGWRVVHGIVDSIWVTPDPDVDDDAREDLEALATEITERVEIRLEHEAHYDWVAFVPQRESDAGALTKYFGKVAGDDDFKVRGIEARQRSTPPFIEDVQRDCLDQLDATRSPDAVLGRLERAIGELQAGNVEVERLVERNRVSKPLEGYSQNTQNVAALKRVREQDLAVHPGQDIEYVVVDDDKSSRDRVALAHEEIETYDASYYETQLVRAVESVFSPLGWDRTDIRRELSGERDAVLTWFGASNELS
- the orc4 gene encoding DNA replication protein Orc4, with the protein product MTPDSSPSSVDDPLFESGHRIFANKDLLKIGHVPEADRIVGRDEEISKLAKRLNGAVHGYSPENVMIYGKTGTGKSLVSKHVCQRAQNAAQDGVEIGTAYIDCAEDNTETQAISSLAAKLNDESSTGISVPHTGLSTSKYYKLLWKTLDAQFDSVIIILDEIDLMNDDSVLMKLSRAEEAGKIDCSVGVIAISNKIQYVDNVNERVKSSFQHKELFFKPYDANQLREIMFNREDAFQDGVLSEDVIPLSAAFAAQEHGDARKAIDILRHAGEVAYEAGAEQVTEEHVRQAQQHAEKDRFRELVNGAPTQAKAALLALTELSVNSNDDAFLTSRVYDQYERICNHLDMDILSVRRFRDILKEQAFLGVVEIEKINKGSAGGIHLQNRLIEDPQVVRETILEDSRMQDWTRE